In Mastacembelus armatus chromosome 4, fMasArm1.2, whole genome shotgun sequence, the following are encoded in one genomic region:
- the LOC113129433 gene encoding cyclin-dependent kinase-like 5 isoform X5 encodes MKIPDIGDVMNKFEVLGIVGEGAYGVVLKCRHKDTNEIVAIKKFKDSEENEEVKETTLRELKMLRTLKQENIVELKEAFRRRGKLYLVFEYVEKNMLELLEELPNGVPSEKARSYIYQLIKAIHWCHKHDIVHRDIKPENLLISSDDVLKLCDFGFARNLSEGTDANYTEYVATRWYRSPELLLGAPYGKAVDMWSVGCILGELSDGQPLFPGESEIDQLFTIQKVLGPLPPEQMKLFYNNPRFHGLRFPAVNHPQTLERRYLGIISGGLLDLLKNLLLLNPTERFLTEQSLNHHAFQPLRLVERSGPPTPTPARSSKRKPHHGDNTTPSRSHGGKSSGGHRSSSRECSSLPRHEDLHPSNDSFLNGNMSAAINLSPTLHPKNYQPQIFNHSTACSMDLASSNLPHLLSPSEAKSKGDFDMNLGSKMSDGPGAKYLKSNFRSQQNRHSFVEGKTNTLQSGEKHIRHSYMESHSSTPSSSKFSYLNLSKSYGTLSDAKSVGNLNDVHLYADEPTSRYFPSSCLDLTAPSSPAARRVDRLGPGTTGRGSMRSDRESNTLDSSYRRSSTRHKASEEAKSPDALEPGDSGVERSHTHSLSAPHDPLTYGQGYTSPFSSQQRPHRHSMYVRRDHQRTHGADEGLVVGQGMPTRASSLQLLSPQLQHRTLPHHSGGSSREEDMSRSEQAPTEVNHSRPPIRDSTRDNTASFHTQRQKSEVGLYHDQQTEDGGSSKENRNIYSESMPRRVGSFYRVPSPRPDNSFHDSRGQSRGSGLTGEGTSLTNHSKRQPAFDPWTGPDTVVLNPSEPSKEKEKQGFFRAIKKKKKKSQMIPTEGVDTVIQKSSRSVGHQSSRHRSRDKSRERDQDRERDRDKDWPPDKLSDSHSPSQPLKSLRKLLHLSSSSSNQTAPSDMRYQPLPNPASAQGGFTESRGHSGVSTPQLKSRQAAYPLPGQLESGWHSSALGRSEGNPYPEQMSIKGGQNGHGFGRPSRSRMPNLNDLKETAL; translated from the exons ATGAAGATCCCTGACATCGGTGATGTAATGAATAAATTTGAAGTCCTTGGGATTGTGGGTGAAG GTGCCTATGGTGTAGTTTTGAAGTGCAGACACAAG GATACAAATGAAATTGTGGCCATTAAGAAATTCAAGGACAGTGAAG AAAATGAGGAGGTTAAAGAAACAACGCTACGGGAGCTTAAGATGCTCCGCACTCTCAAGCAGGAGAATATTGTTGAGTTGAAAGAAGCCTTCCGCAGAAGAGGAAAGCTGTATCTTGTTTTTGAGTATGTGGAGAAG AACATGCTTGAGCTGCTTGAGGAGTTACCCAACGGTGTGCCATCTGAGAAAGCACGCAGCTACATCTACCAATTAATCAAAGCTATCCACTGGTGCCATAAACATGACATTGTTCACCGAG ACATAAAGCCAGAAAACCTTCTCATCAGCTCTGATGATGTCCTCAAGTTGTGTGACTTTG GCTTTGCACGTAATCTCTCTGAAGGGACTGATGCCAATTACACAGAGTATGTGGCCACTAGATGGTACCGCTCTCCAGAGCTCCTGCTCGG GGCTCCTTATGGGAAGGCAGTGGACATGTGGTCGGTGGGCTGCATATTAGGAGAGCTGAGTGACGGACAGCCTCTTTTTCCAGGAGAGAGTGAGATTGACCAGCTTTTCACCATCCAGAAAGTGTTGGGACCCTTGCCACCAGAACAGATGAAGTTGTTCTATAACAACCCTCGCTTTCATGGGCTGCGG TTCCCTGCTGTAAACCACCCCCAAACCTTGGAGCGAAGATACCTGGGAATTATCAGCGGAGGCCTGCTGGACCTGCTTAAG AACCTGCTATTGCTAAATCCGACAGAGCGCTTCCTCACAGAGCAGAGCCTGAACCACCACGCCTTCCAGCCCCTGCGGCTGGTGGAGCGATCAGGCCCACCCACACCTACACCTGCACGCTCCTCCAAGAGAAAACCTCACCATGGAGACAACACCACCCCTAGCAG AAGCCATGGGGGAAAGAGCTCAGGAGGTCACCGCTCCAGCAGCAGAGAGTGCTCCAGTCTGCCTCGGCACGAAGACCTCCACCCCAGCAATGACAGCTTTCTCAACGGCAACATGTCTGCAGCAATCAACCTCAGCCCCACTCTCCATCCCAAGAACTACCAGCCACAGATCTTCAACCACTCCACCGCTTGCAGCATGGACCTGGCCAGCAGCAACCTGCCTCACCTGCTCAGCCCCAGTGAGGCCAAGAGCAAAGGTGACTTTGAcatgaacctgggatcaaagATGTCTGACGGTCCCGGAGCCAAGTACCTCAAATCCAATTTCCGATCACAGCAGAACCGCCACTCTTTTGTGGAGGGGAAGACTAACACACTTCAATCAGGGGAGAAACACATTCGACACAGCTACATGGAATCCCACAGCTCCACGCCCTCGTCCTCTAAGTTCTCCTACTTGAACTTATCCAAGAGCTATGGCACGCTTAGTGATGCCAAGTCAGTGGGCAACTTGAATGATGTGCATCTTTATGCTGATGAGCCTACTTCTCGCTATTTTCCCTCAAGCTGCCTCGACCTCACAGCCCCAAGCAGCCCAGCAGCACGACGAGTGGACAGACTGGGACCTGGCACAACTGGCAGGGGAAGTATGCGCTCGGACAGAGAGAGCAACACTCTGGACTCCTCCTACAGGCGGTCCTCCACCCGTCACAAGGCCTCAGAGGAGGCCAAGTCACCAGATGCTCTGGAACCTGGGGATAGTGGAGTAGAAAGGAGCCACACTCACTCTCTGTCAGCCCCACACGATCCTCTCACTTATGGTCAGGGATACACCAGCCCCTTCTCCTCCCAGCAGCGGCCACACCGCCACTCCATGTACGTACGGAGGGACCACCAGAGGACACATGGCGCAGATGAGGGGCTGGTGGTTGGGCAAGGTATGCCCACCAGAGCCAGCAGCCTCCAGCTCCTGTCTCCACAGCTCCAGCACCGCACACTGCCTCACCACTCTGGGGGCTCCTCCAGAGAAGAAGACATGAGCAGG AGCGAACAGGCACCCACTGAGGTCAACCACAGCAGACCCCCAATAAGGGACTCCACAAGGGACAACACCGCATCTTTTCACACACAGCGGCAAAAAAGCGAG GTTGGCTTATATCATGACCAACAAACAGAAGATGGGGGTTCTTCCAAAGAGAACCGCAACATCTACAGTGAATCCATGCCTAGGAGGGTGGGCAGCTTCTACAGAG TCCCTTCTCCTCGGCCAGACAACTCTTTCCATGATAGCAGAGGTCAGAGCCGGGGCTCTGGGCTGACTGGGGAAGGCACCAGTTTGACAAACCACTCCAAACGTCAGCCAGCATTTGACCCCTG GACTGGCCCAGATACTGTAGTGTTAAACCCTTCTGAGCCATccaaagaaaaggagaaacaggGTTTCTTCAGAgcaataaagaagaagaagaaaaagtctCAGATG ATTCCTACTGAAGGTGTGGATACAGTCATTCAGAAGTCATCTAGATCTGTGGGACACCAGAGCAGCCGCCACAGGTCTCGTGACAAGAGCAGAGAGCGGGACCAAGACCGAGAGCGAGACCGGGACAAGGACTGGCCACCTGACAAGCTGTCTGATTCACACTCCCCA AGTCAACCACTGAAGTCGCTGCGCAAACTCCTGCACCTTTCATCCTCGTCCTCCAACCAGACTGCACCTTCTGATATGCGCTACCAGCCGCTACCTAATCCAGCCTCTGCGCAAGGTGGTTTCACAGAAAGCCGGGGTCACTCAGGGGTCAGCACACCCCAGCTGAAGAGCCGGCAGGCAGCATACCCGCTGCCTGGACAGCTGGAGTCTGGCTGGCACTCGTCCGCCCTGGGCCGCTCAGAGGGCAACCCGTACCCTGAGCAAATGAGCATCAAGGGGGGCCAGAATGGACATGGCTTCGGACGCCCTTCCAGGTCTCGTATGCCAAACCTCAATGACCTGAAAGAGACAGCTCTGTGA
- the LOC113129433 gene encoding cyclin-dependent kinase-like 5 isoform X3: MKIPDIGDVMNKFEVLGIVGEGAYGVVLKCRHKDTNEIVAIKKFKDSEENEEVKETTLRELKMLRTLKQENIVELKEAFRRRGKLYLVFEYVEKNMLELLEELPNGVPSEKARSYIYQLIKAIHWCHKHDIVHRDIKPENLLISSDDVLKLCDFGFARNLSEGTDANYTEYVATRWYRSPELLLGAPYGKAVDMWSVGCILGELSDGQPLFPGESEIDQLFTIQKVLGPLPPEQMKLFYNNPRFHGLRFPAVNHPQTLERRYLGIISGGLLDLLKNLLLLNPTERFLTEQSLNHHAFQPLRLVERSGPPTPTPARSSKRKPHHGDNTTPSRSHGGKSSGGHRSSSRECSSLPRHEDLHPSNDSFLNGNMSAAINLSPTLHPKNYQPQIFNHSTACSMDLASSNLPHLLSPSEAKSKGDFDMNLGSKMSDGPGAKYLKSNFRSQQNRHSFVEGKTNTLQSGEKHIRHSYMESHSSTPSSSKFSYLNLSKSYGTLSDAKSVGNLNDVHLYADEPTSRYFPSSCLDLTAPSSPAARRVDRLGPGTTGRGSMRSDRESNTLDSSYRRSSTRHKASEEAKSPDALEPGDSGVERSHTHSLSAPHDPLTYGQGYTSPFSSQQRPHRHSMYVRRDHQRTHGADEGLVVGQGMPTRASSLQLLSPQLQHRTLPHHSGGSSREEDMSRSEQAPTEVNHSRPPIRDSTRDNTASFHTQRQKSEVGLYHDQQTEDGGSSKENRNIYSESMPRRVGSFYRVPSPRPDNSFHDSRGQSRGSGLTGEGTSLTNHSKRQPAFDPWTGPDTVVLNPSEPSKEKEKQGFFRAIKKKKKKSQMIQVPDGRPPVIKKCLFPLFSPKNSIKHSSSVRFLPVVPSTMIPTEGVDTVIQKSSRSVGHQSSRHRSRDKSRERDQDRERDRDKDWPPDKLSDSHSPSQPLKSLRKLLHLSSSSSNQTAPSDMRYQPLPNPASAQGGFTESRGHSGVSTPQLKSRQAAYPLPGQLESGWHSSALGRSEGNPYPEQMSIKGGQNGHGFGRPSRSRMPNLNDLKETAL, encoded by the exons ATGAAGATCCCTGACATCGGTGATGTAATGAATAAATTTGAAGTCCTTGGGATTGTGGGTGAAG GTGCCTATGGTGTAGTTTTGAAGTGCAGACACAAG GATACAAATGAAATTGTGGCCATTAAGAAATTCAAGGACAGTGAAG AAAATGAGGAGGTTAAAGAAACAACGCTACGGGAGCTTAAGATGCTCCGCACTCTCAAGCAGGAGAATATTGTTGAGTTGAAAGAAGCCTTCCGCAGAAGAGGAAAGCTGTATCTTGTTTTTGAGTATGTGGAGAAG AACATGCTTGAGCTGCTTGAGGAGTTACCCAACGGTGTGCCATCTGAGAAAGCACGCAGCTACATCTACCAATTAATCAAAGCTATCCACTGGTGCCATAAACATGACATTGTTCACCGAG ACATAAAGCCAGAAAACCTTCTCATCAGCTCTGATGATGTCCTCAAGTTGTGTGACTTTG GCTTTGCACGTAATCTCTCTGAAGGGACTGATGCCAATTACACAGAGTATGTGGCCACTAGATGGTACCGCTCTCCAGAGCTCCTGCTCGG GGCTCCTTATGGGAAGGCAGTGGACATGTGGTCGGTGGGCTGCATATTAGGAGAGCTGAGTGACGGACAGCCTCTTTTTCCAGGAGAGAGTGAGATTGACCAGCTTTTCACCATCCAGAAAGTGTTGGGACCCTTGCCACCAGAACAGATGAAGTTGTTCTATAACAACCCTCGCTTTCATGGGCTGCGG TTCCCTGCTGTAAACCACCCCCAAACCTTGGAGCGAAGATACCTGGGAATTATCAGCGGAGGCCTGCTGGACCTGCTTAAG AACCTGCTATTGCTAAATCCGACAGAGCGCTTCCTCACAGAGCAGAGCCTGAACCACCACGCCTTCCAGCCCCTGCGGCTGGTGGAGCGATCAGGCCCACCCACACCTACACCTGCACGCTCCTCCAAGAGAAAACCTCACCATGGAGACAACACCACCCCTAGCAG AAGCCATGGGGGAAAGAGCTCAGGAGGTCACCGCTCCAGCAGCAGAGAGTGCTCCAGTCTGCCTCGGCACGAAGACCTCCACCCCAGCAATGACAGCTTTCTCAACGGCAACATGTCTGCAGCAATCAACCTCAGCCCCACTCTCCATCCCAAGAACTACCAGCCACAGATCTTCAACCACTCCACCGCTTGCAGCATGGACCTGGCCAGCAGCAACCTGCCTCACCTGCTCAGCCCCAGTGAGGCCAAGAGCAAAGGTGACTTTGAcatgaacctgggatcaaagATGTCTGACGGTCCCGGAGCCAAGTACCTCAAATCCAATTTCCGATCACAGCAGAACCGCCACTCTTTTGTGGAGGGGAAGACTAACACACTTCAATCAGGGGAGAAACACATTCGACACAGCTACATGGAATCCCACAGCTCCACGCCCTCGTCCTCTAAGTTCTCCTACTTGAACTTATCCAAGAGCTATGGCACGCTTAGTGATGCCAAGTCAGTGGGCAACTTGAATGATGTGCATCTTTATGCTGATGAGCCTACTTCTCGCTATTTTCCCTCAAGCTGCCTCGACCTCACAGCCCCAAGCAGCCCAGCAGCACGACGAGTGGACAGACTGGGACCTGGCACAACTGGCAGGGGAAGTATGCGCTCGGACAGAGAGAGCAACACTCTGGACTCCTCCTACAGGCGGTCCTCCACCCGTCACAAGGCCTCAGAGGAGGCCAAGTCACCAGATGCTCTGGAACCTGGGGATAGTGGAGTAGAAAGGAGCCACACTCACTCTCTGTCAGCCCCACACGATCCTCTCACTTATGGTCAGGGATACACCAGCCCCTTCTCCTCCCAGCAGCGGCCACACCGCCACTCCATGTACGTACGGAGGGACCACCAGAGGACACATGGCGCAGATGAGGGGCTGGTGGTTGGGCAAGGTATGCCCACCAGAGCCAGCAGCCTCCAGCTCCTGTCTCCACAGCTCCAGCACCGCACACTGCCTCACCACTCTGGGGGCTCCTCCAGAGAAGAAGACATGAGCAGG AGCGAACAGGCACCCACTGAGGTCAACCACAGCAGACCCCCAATAAGGGACTCCACAAGGGACAACACCGCATCTTTTCACACACAGCGGCAAAAAAGCGAG GTTGGCTTATATCATGACCAACAAACAGAAGATGGGGGTTCTTCCAAAGAGAACCGCAACATCTACAGTGAATCCATGCCTAGGAGGGTGGGCAGCTTCTACAGAG TCCCTTCTCCTCGGCCAGACAACTCTTTCCATGATAGCAGAGGTCAGAGCCGGGGCTCTGGGCTGACTGGGGAAGGCACCAGTTTGACAAACCACTCCAAACGTCAGCCAGCATTTGACCCCTG GACTGGCCCAGATACTGTAGTGTTAAACCCTTCTGAGCCATccaaagaaaaggagaaacaggGTTTCTTCAGAgcaataaagaagaagaagaaaaagtctCAGATG ATTCAGGTTCCTGATGGAAGGCCTCCTGTCATCAAGAAATGTCTTTTCCCTCTGTTTAGCCCAAAGAATAGCATAAAGCATAGTTCCTCTGTGAGATTCCTCCCTGTAGTGCCCTCTACCATG ATTCCTACTGAAGGTGTGGATACAGTCATTCAGAAGTCATCTAGATCTGTGGGACACCAGAGCAGCCGCCACAGGTCTCGTGACAAGAGCAGAGAGCGGGACCAAGACCGAGAGCGAGACCGGGACAAGGACTGGCCACCTGACAAGCTGTCTGATTCACACTCCCCA AGTCAACCACTGAAGTCGCTGCGCAAACTCCTGCACCTTTCATCCTCGTCCTCCAACCAGACTGCACCTTCTGATATGCGCTACCAGCCGCTACCTAATCCAGCCTCTGCGCAAGGTGGTTTCACAGAAAGCCGGGGTCACTCAGGGGTCAGCACACCCCAGCTGAAGAGCCGGCAGGCAGCATACCCGCTGCCTGGACAGCTGGAGTCTGGCTGGCACTCGTCCGCCCTGGGCCGCTCAGAGGGCAACCCGTACCCTGAGCAAATGAGCATCAAGGGGGGCCAGAATGGACATGGCTTCGGACGCCCTTCCAGGTCTCGTATGCCAAACCTCAATGACCTGAAAGAGACAGCTCTGTGA